In Caldicellulosiruptor obsidiansis OB47, a single window of DNA contains:
- a CDS encoding HU family DNA-binding protein yields MNKTDLISAMAEKSGLTKKDAEKALNAFVDAVTEALSKGEKVQLVGFGSFEVRERAERVGRNPQTQEEIKIPATKVPVFKAGKMLKDAVAK; encoded by the coding sequence ATGAACAAAACAGATTTGATTTCGGCAATGGCAGAGAAGAGTGGTCTTACAAAGAAGGATGCTGAAAAGGCACTCAATGCGTTTGTAGATGCGGTAACAGAGGCACTTTCTAAGGGGGAAAAGGTTCAGCTTGTTGGTTTTGGTTCATTTGAGGTAAGAGAAAGAGCTGAAAGAGTTGGTAGAAATCCTCAAACTCAAGAAGAGATAAAGATTCCAGCAACAAAAGTTCCTGTATTTAAAGCGGGCAAGATGCTGAAAGATGCTGTTGCAAAATAG
- a CDS encoding RNA-binding S4 domain-containing protein, with translation MRIDKYLKVSRIIKRRTLAQEACEAGRVFVNGKVAKPSTDIKVGDVIEVHFGDRVFKCKVASVDEKVQKNLSSSMYEVIE, from the coding sequence ATGCGAATAGACAAGTATCTAAAAGTGTCGAGAATTATCAAAAGAAGAACATTGGCACAGGAAGCGTGCGAAGCGGGAAGAGTATTTGTGAACGGAAAAGTTGCAAAACCGTCAACAGATATCAAAGTTGGAGATGTCATTGAGGTACACTTTGGTGACAGGGTTTTTAAATGTAAAGTGGCAAGCGTTGATGAGAAGGTTCAAAAAAATTTATCAAGTTCCATGTATGAAGTGATTGAGTAA
- a CDS encoding YabP/YqfC family sporulation protein, which produces MDERKNLKSKIHSVLIENREKITINGVDDVESFDENNIILVINDELLMIKGFDLRINKINTETGEVFIEGQIYSLEYGESPKKGLLSRLFK; this is translated from the coding sequence ATGGATGAAAGAAAAAATCTAAAATCTAAAATTCACAGTGTACTTATCGAGAACAGGGAAAAGATAACAATAAATGGTGTTGATGATGTTGAGAGCTTTGATGAGAACAATATCATATTGGTTATAAACGATGAATTGCTTATGATAAAAGGATTTGACCTTAGAATAAATAAAATAAACACAGAGACAGGTGAGGTATTCATAGAAGGGCAGATTTATTCGCTTGAGTATGGTGAAAGTCCTAAAAAAGGTTTGCTATCACGACTTTTTAAATGA
- the yabQ gene encoding spore cortex biosynthesis protein YabQ yields MVKVLKKVCYHDFLNERRKGLPASIFVQISDFTSCFFLGFVVGVVFDSFFFKRILKRRTKELLFFSSSILSTAVLIAGLMFINFYTLKWYTFLAIASGIYVYENTISPLYKGFLKKVNKVLSFNKR; encoded by the coding sequence ATGGTGAAAGTCCTAAAAAAGGTTTGCTATCACGACTTTTTAAATGAGAGGCGAAAAGGATTGCCAGCAAGCATATTTGTTCAGATTTCGGATTTTACAAGCTGTTTTTTCCTTGGGTTTGTAGTAGGAGTTGTATTCGATTCATTCTTTTTCAAAAGAATATTAAAGCGCCGCACAAAAGAACTTTTATTTTTTTCATCTTCAATTTTATCCACGGCGGTATTGATAGCGGGTCTTATGTTTATAAATTTTTATACACTCAAATGGTACACTTTTTTGGCAATAGCTAGCGGTATTTATGTTTATGAAAATACCATTTCGCCACTCTATAAAGGATTTTTAAAAAAGGTGAACAAAGTTTTATCTTTTAATAAAAGATGA
- a CDS encoding FtsB family cell division protein encodes MKKLFKVLKRIFVLIFVISFLVYSATTVFKQQMILRQVKAQQREIIVQIERIKKENEYLKRLAQYVGTKDYIQQVAREKLGLVGKDEIVFIDKNKKKKE; translated from the coding sequence ATGAAAAAATTATTTAAAGTTCTTAAAAGAATTTTTGTGCTTATATTTGTAATATCCTTTTTAGTATATTCTGCTACTACAGTTTTTAAGCAGCAGATGATTTTAAGACAGGTAAAGGCTCAGCAGAGGGAAATCATTGTCCAGATAGAAAGAATCAAAAAAGAAAATGAATATCTAAAAAGGCTTGCGCAGTATGTTGGTACAAAAGACTACATTCAGCAGGTGGCGAGGGAAAAGCTTGGACTTGTTGGCAAGGATGAAATTGTGTTTATAGATAAAAACAAAAAGAAAAAAGAATAG
- a CDS encoding S1 RNA-binding domain-containing protein, giving the protein MLIKRGQILEGVVKGITQFGAFVELPNGSVGLVHISEVAEEYVEDIKKYLKENQTVKVKVINVKEDGKISLSIKRAKETMKRENKTKRANDDFEAKLSKFLKDSNQKLSEYNKRFDGKRR; this is encoded by the coding sequence GTGTTAATCAAAAGAGGTCAAATATTGGAAGGTGTTGTAAAGGGCATAACACAGTTTGGAGCGTTTGTTGAGCTTCCAAACGGTAGTGTTGGGCTTGTTCACATCTCAGAAGTGGCAGAAGAGTATGTTGAGGATATAAAAAAGTATTTAAAAGAAAATCAAACTGTTAAAGTAAAGGTTATTAATGTAAAAGAAGATGGTAAAATTAGCCTATCAATAAAGAGAGCAAAGGAAACAATGAAAAGAGAAAATAAAACCAAAAGAGCTAATGATGATTTTGAAGCAAAACTTTCAAAGTTTTTAAAAGACAGCAATCAAAAGCTTAGTGAGTACAACAAACGATTTGACGGGAAAAGAAGATAA
- a CDS encoding redox-sensing transcriptional repressor Rex, giving the protein MFKKKNISLAVIRRLPRYLRYVEDLLNHDVMRISSSELSQRMGYTASQVRQDFNNFGGFGQQGYGYSTQVLYENLVKILGLDRNFKMVIVGVGNLGQALANYANFYKKGFRLIGLFDIDPQKVGKAIRDIKIEHVDKLKDFIRKNDVDIGVLCVPANVAQEVADIMVEGGIKGIWNFTAKEIEVKGDVVVENVHLIDSLMVLSYKLNEKLLEKEKVK; this is encoded by the coding sequence TTGTTCAAAAAAAAGAACATTTCACTTGCGGTTATAAGAAGACTGCCGAGGTATCTTCGGTATGTTGAAGATCTCTTAAACCATGATGTAATGAGGATATCATCGTCAGAGCTGAGTCAGAGAATGGGTTATACAGCTTCACAGGTAAGACAAGACTTTAACAATTTTGGCGGGTTTGGTCAGCAAGGATATGGTTACAGCACACAGGTTCTTTATGAGAATCTTGTAAAAATTTTGGGACTTGACAGGAATTTTAAAATGGTCATTGTGGGAGTAGGTAACCTTGGGCAAGCACTGGCAAACTATGCCAACTTCTATAAAAAGGGGTTTAGACTCATTGGACTTTTTGACATTGACCCTCAAAAGGTAGGAAAAGCTATCCGCGATATAAAGATTGAGCATGTTGACAAACTTAAAGATTTTATAAGAAAGAACGATGTTGACATAGGTGTTCTGTGCGTACCGGCAAATGTTGCACAAGAGGTTGCAGATATAATGGTTGAAGGTGGAATAAAGGGTATTTGGAATTTTACTGCAAAGGAGATTGAAGTAAAAGGTGATGTTGTTGTTGAGAATGTGCATCTGATTGATAGTCTCATGGTACTGTCGTACAAGTTGAACGAAAAACTGCTTGAAAAAGAGAAAGTAAAGTAA
- the thrC gene encoding threonine synthase, with translation MRYISTRGNKEVQAKEAIYRGIAEDGGLYTPVSIPSLDLSKIKNIDSYENLAKYIFELYLTDFTNDEIADCIDKSYSRGKFDTKDVVTIKKLSSSLFALELWHGPTYAFKDVALQVLPHLLLKSMPTFYKQALILVATSGDTGKAALEGFRDVDRTKIVVFYPSEGVSEVQKRQMITQEGRNTFVAGIKGNFDDAQSGVKEIFTSKKCIDTIENLGFFFTSANSINFGRLLPQIVYYIWSYIVLLKNGDIREGEKINFVVPTGNFGNILAGFIAKIMGIPINKLIVASNINSVVADFIRTGLYDRRREFYKTISPSMDILVASNLERLLYLVTKDSEKVKKYMLDLKTEGYFKVEEKVLKEIQESFWGDFSTDDQTRNSIKTIYSEYGYLVDPHSAVGFDVYSKYQKQTLDSTKTVVLQTANPYKFAKDVLNALFDSEYNNIDPFEAVEVLYTKTCFEVPEGIKNLISKPILHPDVIEKDKMFDFILEKIRDN, from the coding sequence ATGCGATATATAAGTACAAGAGGAAATAAAGAAGTACAGGCAAAAGAGGCAATTTACAGAGGAATAGCTGAGGATGGAGGACTTTACACCCCTGTTTCAATTCCTTCTCTTGATTTAAGTAAGATAAAAAACATAGACTCTTACGAAAATCTTGCAAAATATATATTTGAGCTCTACCTTACTGATTTTACGAATGATGAAATTGCTGATTGTATTGACAAGTCATACAGCCGTGGCAAGTTTGACACAAAAGATGTTGTGACTATCAAAAAGCTCAGCTCGAGTCTTTTTGCACTTGAGTTGTGGCATGGTCCGACGTACGCTTTTAAAGATGTTGCATTGCAGGTGCTACCTCATCTTTTGCTAAAATCAATGCCAACTTTTTACAAACAGGCACTCATACTTGTTGCAACATCAGGCGATACCGGCAAGGCTGCGTTAGAAGGATTTAGGGATGTGGATAGAACAAAGATAGTTGTATTTTATCCATCTGAGGGTGTGTCTGAGGTTCAAAAAAGACAGATGATAACCCAGGAGGGCAGAAATACTTTTGTTGCCGGAATAAAAGGCAATTTTGACGATGCCCAATCTGGTGTGAAGGAGATTTTCACAAGCAAAAAATGCATAGATACAATCGAAAATCTGGGGTTTTTCTTTACCTCCGCAAACTCAATAAATTTTGGTAGGCTTCTTCCACAGATTGTATACTACATCTGGAGCTATATTGTACTTTTGAAGAATGGTGATATTCGCGAAGGTGAAAAAATAAACTTTGTTGTTCCGACAGGAAATTTTGGTAATATATTGGCAGGTTTTATTGCAAAGATCATGGGAATTCCTATAAATAAGCTTATTGTTGCTTCGAACATAAACAGTGTTGTTGCAGATTTTATCAGGACAGGCTTGTACGACAGAAGAAGAGAATTTTACAAAACAATTTCACCTTCAATGGACATCCTTGTTGCAAGTAATTTGGAGAGGTTATTATACTTGGTTACAAAAGATTCAGAAAAAGTAAAAAAATACATGTTAGATTTGAAGACTGAGGGGTATTTCAAAGTTGAAGAAAAGGTTTTAAAAGAGATTCAAGAGAGTTTCTGGGGCGATTTTTCCACAGATGACCAGACAAGAAATAGCATAAAGACTATTTACAGCGAATATGGTTATCTTGTTGACCCGCACTCTGCTGTTGGGTTTGATGTTTACAGCAAGTACCAGAAGCAAACCTTGGATAGTACAAAAACGGTTGTGCTACAAACTGCAAATCCTTACAAATTTGCAAAAGATGTTTTGAACGCTTTGTTTGATAGTGAATATAATAATATTGACCCGTTTGAAGCGGTTGAGGTTTTGTACACAAAGACGTGTTTTGAGGTTCCAGAAGGGATAAAAAATCTTATTTCAAAGCCAATTTTACATCCTGATGTGATAGAAAAAGACAAAATGTTTGATTTCATATTAGAGAAAATAAGAGATAATTGA
- a CDS encoding magnesium transporter, with protein MPNVTSFYLSRVIGNKVFSEEKKVVGRLLDLVVDASYIRPKVIAAKVKSGGQTQIVDFSFFIIYKEKGQYVIETRNLKPINVKKEDTIMLVRHILDKQIVDMNGRKVVRVNDIRLAVLSTGVYVIAVDIGLEGLLRRLGLAKPLKKVLKPLGKNIPSRLILWDDVQPLASPRLDLKLSTTYSKLSTLHPSDLADIIEELDKKTQAYIFSTLDEEKAADVLEELDVEAQRNVLESLPVEKAADVLEKMPADEVADILDEIKEERAEELLNEMEKEASEEVKELMEYPENTVGAIMTTDFIAFKTHFTVEQTIEELRRLKPEPDEIYYLYVVDNEERLCGVVSLRDLVISEPQTPLYEIMNRDVVCVKDTDNVNSLVEIISKYSLLAVPVIDENKKLIGVVIINDIVYELLKMKRKLLL; from the coding sequence ATGCCAAATGTCACAAGCTTTTATCTTAGCAGAGTAATCGGCAACAAGGTCTTTTCAGAAGAAAAAAAGGTTGTAGGAAGACTTTTAGACTTGGTTGTTGATGCAAGTTATATAAGACCCAAAGTAATTGCTGCGAAGGTAAAAAGTGGCGGTCAAACTCAAATTGTGGACTTTTCATTTTTCATAATCTACAAGGAGAAAGGTCAGTATGTAATTGAAACCAGGAACTTAAAACCAATTAATGTTAAAAAAGAGGACACAATCATGCTTGTTCGCCATATTCTTGATAAGCAGATTGTGGATATGAATGGCAGAAAAGTTGTAAGGGTAAATGATATAAGACTTGCAGTACTTTCTACAGGTGTTTATGTAATAGCTGTAGATATCGGCCTTGAAGGGCTTTTGAGAAGGCTTGGTCTTGCAAAACCTCTGAAAAAGGTGTTAAAACCGCTTGGTAAAAACATTCCTTCGCGTCTTATTTTATGGGATGATGTACAGCCGCTTGCTTCTCCACGACTTGATCTAAAACTTTCAACCACATATTCAAAGCTTTCTACCCTGCATCCGTCAGATTTGGCAGATATTATTGAAGAACTTGACAAAAAGACACAGGCCTATATATTTTCCACACTGGATGAAGAGAAAGCTGCAGATGTTTTGGAAGAGCTTGATGTTGAGGCACAGCGAAATGTTTTAGAAAGTCTTCCTGTTGAAAAGGCTGCAGATGTGCTTGAGAAAATGCCGGCTGATGAGGTTGCAGATATTCTGGATGAGATAAAGGAAGAAAGAGCAGAAGAACTTCTGAACGAGATGGAAAAAGAGGCATCAGAAGAAGTCAAAGAGCTTATGGAATATCCAGAAAATACAGTTGGTGCAATAATGACCACAGATTTTATTGCTTTCAAAACACATTTTACTGTTGAGCAGACAATAGAGGAGCTAAGACGATTAAAGCCTGAACCAGATGAAATTTATTATCTGTATGTTGTGGACAATGAAGAAAGGCTTTGCGGGGTTGTGTCTTTGCGTGATTTGGTAATCTCTGAGCCTCAAACACCGCTTTATGAGATAATGAACAGAGACGTAGTTTGTGTTAAAGACACTGACAATGTTAATTCTCTTGTTGAGATTATTTCAAAATATAGCCTTCTTGCTGTGCCTGTTATTGATGAGAATAAGAAGCTCATTGGAGTTGTAATTATAAACGATATTGTGTACGAACTTTTGAAGATGAAAAGAAAACTGTTGCTGTAG
- a CDS encoding Nramp family divalent metal transporter — translation MVQTTKSSRLKNILLILSVIGPGLVTATADNDASGIATYAMVGSMFGYKMLWGLFLITISLAIIQEMAARMGVVTGKGLSDLIRENFGVKMTFFAMVTLLIANFTTTVGEFAGIAASLEIFGISKYISVPITAIFVWYIINRGSYRKTERFFLGLMVIYVSYIISGFLAKPDWKEVFKNTFLPSFSFEPNFVLIFIAMIGTTITPWMQFYLQSSVVDKGVDVKNLKYQRWDVFLGAFWTDFIAFFIVVATAATLYKHGVSIETAEDAAKALEPFAGKYASALFAIGLFGASLLGAFILPLSTAYAITEAFGFENGLDKKFKEAPAFYGIILFFIIIGAGIILFPNIPLIKLMIIAQEINGILLPIILIYMLRLTNDKEIMGEYVNSKVFNIIAWLTVVFIIILTLILLVQPFLNI, via the coding sequence ATGGTACAGACGACAAAAAGCTCCAGACTGAAAAATATTCTTTTAATTTTAAGTGTAATTGGGCCAGGGCTTGTGACTGCAACAGCTGACAATGATGCATCAGGTATTGCAACATATGCAATGGTAGGTTCCATGTTTGGTTACAAGATGTTATGGGGACTTTTTCTGATAACAATAAGCTTGGCAATAATTCAAGAGATGGCAGCAAGAATGGGTGTTGTAACAGGCAAGGGACTTTCTGACCTTATCAGAGAAAATTTTGGGGTGAAAATGACATTTTTTGCAATGGTGACCCTTTTGATTGCCAACTTTACAACAACAGTTGGCGAGTTTGCAGGAATTGCAGCAAGCCTTGAAATATTTGGTATATCTAAATATATCTCAGTTCCTATTACTGCTATTTTTGTATGGTATATTATCAATAGGGGTTCGTATCGAAAAACAGAGAGGTTCTTTTTAGGGCTTATGGTAATCTATGTTAGCTATATAATTTCAGGATTTTTGGCAAAACCGGATTGGAAAGAGGTATTCAAAAATACATTTTTACCCTCGTTTAGTTTTGAGCCCAATTTTGTATTGATTTTTATTGCTATGATAGGAACAACAATAACACCGTGGATGCAGTTTTATTTGCAGTCATCTGTTGTGGATAAAGGGGTTGATGTTAAAAACCTTAAGTACCAGCGATGGGATGTATTTTTGGGAGCCTTCTGGACAGACTTTATTGCGTTTTTCATAGTTGTTGCAACAGCAGCAACACTTTACAAACATGGGGTTAGTATTGAAACGGCAGAAGATGCAGCAAAAGCATTGGAGCCGTTTGCAGGGAAATATGCATCAGCTCTTTTTGCAATAGGACTTTTTGGTGCGTCGCTTTTAGGTGCATTTATTTTGCCGCTTTCAACAGCATATGCAATCACTGAAGCATTTGGCTTTGAAAATGGACTTGACAAGAAATTCAAAGAAGCCCCTGCGTTTTATGGGATAATACTTTTTTTTATTATAATAGGTGCTGGAATAATTTTATTTCCCAATATACCATTGATTAAACTTATGATAATAGCTCAGGAGATAAATGGAATTTTACTTCCAATAATTCTTATTTACATGCTCAGGCTTACAAATGACAAAGAAATTATGGGCGAGTATGTGAACTCAAAAGTATTTAATATAATTGCATGGTTAACAGTTGTGTTCATAATAATTTTGACGCTAATTTTACTTGTACAACCGTTTTTGAATATATAG
- the greA gene encoding transcription elongation factor GreA — translation MAREMDTAKYQLSREAYEKYLKELENLKTVKRKEVAEKIKVARSFGDLSENSEYDEAKAEQAAVEERIAYLEQLINNAKIIDKDEVSTDFVGIGTNVKIQNLDTGDVFEYSIVGSKEADPLNFKISDESPVGKALVGKKVGDVVEVNVPAGKFRYKILEISK, via the coding sequence ATGGCAAGAGAAATGGATACAGCAAAATATCAACTTTCTCGTGAAGCATATGAAAAGTACTTAAAAGAACTTGAAAATTTGAAGACAGTCAAGAGGAAAGAGGTTGCAGAAAAGATAAAGGTTGCACGTTCGTTTGGAGACCTTTCAGAAAACTCCGAGTATGATGAGGCAAAAGCAGAACAGGCAGCAGTTGAAGAAAGAATTGCATATTTGGAACAACTCATTAATAATGCTAAGATTATTGATAAAGATGAAGTTTCAACTGATTTTGTTGGAATTGGCACAAACGTAAAAATTCAGAATTTGGATACTGGAGATGTATTTGAATATTCAATAGTTGGGTCAAAGGAAGCAGATCCTCTGAACTTTAAGATTTCTGATGAGTCGCCGGTTGGAAAGGCTTTGGTTGGGAAGAAAGTTGGAGATGTTGTTGAGGTTAATGTACCTGCAGGAAAGTTCAGATATAAGATACTTGAGATATCAAAATAA
- the lysS gene encoding lysine--tRNA ligase gives MQDFEFTQDELNEQIQNRIKKLRELQQNKYNPYEKVKYDPTHYSTDIKENFDQFEGKFVCVAGRMLSKRGHGKASFVDILDTKGKIQIYIKIDEVGEEKYQEFKEYYDIGDIIGVKGEVFKTHKGEVSIKAKEIEMLTKCLRPLPEKWHGLRDVDTRYRKRYLDLIVNPQVRDTFIKRSLIIRSIRKFLDDRGFLEVETPVLSPIAGGAAARPFITHHNALDIDLYLRIATELHLKRLIVGGFDKVYELGRVFRNEGISIKHNPEFTTIEIYQAYADYKDMMDLTEELITTVAQEVLSTLKITYQGQEIDLTPPWQRLTMVEAIKKYVGVDFENVSSLDEARKIAKDLGIEVEENWQVGHIINEVFEKKVEDFLIQPTFIMDYPVEVSPLAKRKKDNPQFTERFELFITCREIANAFSELNDPFDQKERFLEQLKERQRGNQEAHMMDEDFIEALEYGMPPTGGLGIGIDRLVMLLTDSYSIRDVLLFPTMRPKD, from the coding sequence ATGCAGGATTTTGAGTTTACACAGGATGAGCTAAACGAGCAGATACAAAACAGGATAAAAAAACTTCGAGAACTTCAGCAGAATAAATACAATCCATATGAAAAGGTAAAATACGACCCGACACATTATTCTACTGATATTAAAGAGAACTTTGACCAGTTTGAAGGTAAGTTTGTCTGTGTTGCAGGAAGAATGCTTTCAAAAAGAGGTCATGGTAAGGCTTCGTTTGTGGATATTTTGGACACAAAAGGGAAAATCCAGATTTATATAAAGATTGATGAAGTTGGAGAAGAAAAGTATCAAGAGTTCAAAGAGTATTATGATATTGGAGATATAATAGGGGTAAAAGGTGAGGTTTTCAAGACTCACAAAGGTGAGGTCTCAATAAAAGCAAAAGAGATTGAGATGCTCACCAAGTGTTTGCGACCACTTCCTGAAAAGTGGCATGGACTTAGAGATGTTGATACAAGGTATAGAAAAAGGTATCTTGACCTGATTGTAAATCCTCAGGTTCGGGATACTTTTATTAAAAGAAGCTTGATAATCCGTTCAATCCGTAAATTTTTAGATGACAGAGGATTTTTGGAGGTAGAAACTCCTGTTTTGAGCCCTATTGCAGGTGGTGCTGCTGCAAGACCGTTTATTACACATCATAACGCGCTTGATATTGATTTATATTTGAGAATTGCAACAGAGCTTCACTTAAAAAGACTTATAGTTGGTGGTTTTGACAAAGTATACGAGCTTGGTCGTGTGTTTAGAAATGAAGGTATTTCAATAAAACACAATCCTGAATTCACAACAATTGAGATTTACCAGGCGTATGCTGATTATAAAGATATGATGGATTTAACAGAAGAGCTTATCACCACAGTTGCACAGGAAGTTTTGAGTACATTAAAAATAACATATCAAGGACAGGAGATTGACCTGACACCACCATGGCAAAGACTTACTATGGTTGAAGCAATCAAAAAGTATGTTGGTGTGGACTTTGAAAATGTTTCTTCGTTGGATGAAGCAAGAAAAATTGCTAAAGATCTTGGGATTGAGGTTGAGGAAAACTGGCAGGTAGGTCATATTATTAATGAGGTGTTTGAGAAAAAGGTTGAGGATTTTCTTATCCAGCCAACGTTTATAATGGACTATCCGGTTGAAGTTTCTCCGCTTGCAAAGCGCAAAAAAGATAATCCACAGTTTACAGAGAGGTTTGAGCTTTTTATCACTTGCAGGGAAATTGCAAACGCATTTTCTGAGCTAAACGACCCGTTTGACCAGAAAGAGAGATTTTTAGAGCAGCTTAAAGAAAGGCAGAGAGGCAACCAGGAAGCGCATATGATGGATGAGGATTTTATAGAAGCACTTGAGTACGGCATGCCGCCGACAGGTGGGCTTGGAATAGGAATTGACAGGCTGGTTATGCTTCTGACAGATTCATATTCAATTAGAGATGTGTTACTTTTCCCAACAATGCGACCGAAGGATTAG
- a CDS encoding acyl-CoA dehydratase activase-related protein, translated as MKIAIPHSLLYYYYFPLWDTFFKELGFEVVDTGPTTKGILDKGSKAAVADICAPIKIFTGHVIEGLNVADYVFVPRFARIKKPEYFCPKFMGLPDIIEGTVEESKGRVISPIINEKNNENISSPKIYEMLTEMFGFSHREIRLAMRKAEEVFKRFKNLMNKGLSCDKALDSYRRGIWEENLKKVKKDGDITIAVLGYVYDVYDSFISMDVIKKLEALGVNIKTFEMVPQEVAYNNLKHYRKRLFWTFSNRVLGAGLHYLKDPEVDGVIHVTAFGCGPDAIVGRFLQYESDVAGKPFTTLRVDEHTGEGHMITRIEAFVDMLRRKKWAKLSEVL; from the coding sequence ATGAAAATTGCGATTCCACATTCGCTTTTATATTATTACTATTTCCCTTTATGGGATACATTTTTCAAAGAGCTCGGGTTTGAGGTTGTGGACACAGGACCAACAACCAAGGGTATTCTTGATAAAGGTTCAAAGGCGGCTGTTGCTGACATTTGTGCGCCTATCAAAATATTTACAGGACATGTTATTGAGGGGCTGAATGTAGCTGATTATGTCTTTGTTCCAAGGTTTGCGAGGATAAAAAAGCCGGAATATTTTTGTCCAAAGTTTATGGGGCTTCCAGACATAATTGAGGGAACGGTAGAAGAAAGTAAAGGAAGAGTTATCTCACCCATAATAAATGAAAAAAACAACGAGAATATAAGCTCGCCAAAGATTTATGAAATGTTGACAGAGATGTTTGGGTTTTCTCACAGGGAAATAAGACTTGCTATGAGAAAGGCAGAAGAGGTTTTTAAAAGATTTAAAAACCTTATGAACAAAGGGCTTTCGTGTGACAAAGCACTTGATAGTTACAGAAGAGGTATATGGGAAGAGAATTTAAAAAAGGTAAAAAAAGATGGTGATATAACAATTGCTGTTTTAGGATATGTATATGACGTGTATGATTCTTTCATAAGCATGGATGTTATAAAAAAACTTGAAGCCTTAGGTGTAAATATAAAAACGTTTGAGATGGTACCCCAAGAGGTTGCATATAACAATTTAAAACACTACAGGAAAAGGCTTTTCTGGACGTTTTCAAACAGGGTACTTGGCGCAGGTCTTCATTATCTAAAAGATCCAGAGGTGGATGGTGTAATCCATGTAACTGCTTTCGGATGTGGACCTGATGCAATTGTTGGAAGATTTTTGCAGTACGAAAGCGATGTTGCTGGAAAGCCTTTTACCACTTTAAGAGTGGATGAACACACAGGCGAAGGGCATATGATCACAAGAATAGAAGCTTTTGTTGACATGCTCAGGCGAAAAAAGTGGGCAAAATTGTCGGAGGTATTGTAA